One window from the genome of Bacteroidota bacterium encodes:
- a CDS encoding endonuclease/exonuclease/phosphatase family protein yields MKKLKTILSIFFRIAYFIFLLSLLLSYFAPYANPKPFWLFAFFGLAYPWLLIVNVLFLIWWIIRWKKLYWLSLIAILIGWNDMKNLFHFGSGNQNTKGGIKVLSYNVRNFDLYNWTHNTETRNKIFSFLKNESADIVCLQEFFQGDSGYFETLDTLIELTQSVDHHVKYTLTRRKTDHWGIATFSKYPILFKGKIPFKYKSNSICIFSDLKIGEDTVRVYNMHLQSISFGYADYRFIEALKKNNDTLDVEDIEIASKNILRRIKHAFIKRATQTEKILAHINACKYPVIICGDFNDTPFSYTYHAFAEKYLDSFMESGSGIGNTYIGDFPSYRIDYIFHSSQFTSSNFEIHSEELSDHYPVSCTLKPLPSSPLGR; encoded by the coding sequence ATGAAAAAACTAAAAACCATATTATCCATTTTCTTTCGGATTGCTTATTTCATTTTTCTACTCTCTTTACTTCTCTCCTACTTCGCCCCTTACGCAAATCCAAAACCATTCTGGCTGTTTGCTTTTTTCGGGCTGGCATATCCATGGCTTCTTATTGTAAATGTTTTGTTTCTCATCTGGTGGATTATTCGATGGAAGAAACTATACTGGCTTTCATTGATTGCCATCCTCATCGGCTGGAATGACATGAAAAACTTATTTCACTTCGGTAGCGGGAATCAAAATACAAAAGGCGGAATCAAAGTTCTTTCTTACAATGTCCGCAACTTTGATTTATACAACTGGACTCACAACACAGAAACGCGCAACAAGATTTTTTCCTTCCTGAAAAACGAATCGGCTGATATTGTCTGCCTGCAGGAATTCTTTCAGGGTGACAGCGGCTATTTTGAAACGCTGGACACGCTGATTGAACTCACTCAATCAGTAGACCATCACGTTAAATATACCCTCACGCGCAGGAAAACAGATCATTGGGGCATAGCCACTTTCAGTAAATATCCCATCCTCTTCAAAGGAAAGATTCCTTTTAAATACAAAAGCAACAGCATTTGCATTTTTTCTGATTTAAAAATCGGTGAAGATACCGTGCGTGTGTACAACATGCATTTGCAGTCCATCAGTTTTGGTTATGCTGACTACAGATTCATTGAAGCGCTGAAAAAAAATAATGATACGCTGGATGTGGAAGACATTGAGATTGCTTCAAAAAATATTCTCAGGCGGATCAAACACGCCTTCATCAAGCGGGCAACACAAACAGAAAAAATTCTAGCTCACATCAACGCCTGCAAATATCCTGTCATCATTTGCGGTGATTTCAACGACACTCCTTTCTCCTATACGTATCATGCCTTCGCGGAAAAATATCTTGATTCATTTATGGAAAGCGGAAGCGGCATCGGCAATACGTATATCGGAGATTTTCCTTCTTATAGAATTGATTACATTTTTCATTC
- a CDS encoding rhomboid family intramembrane serine protease, with the protein MSFADDIKNVFSRSGSGLTRIILINVIVFLIVNIIDALIKFNGGGLSLTYWLAIPGNVSLALTHAWTCLTYMFLHEGLMHILFNMLWLFWIGKIFVEYLGSKRLVGVYLLGGLSGGILYLLMAVIAPLYFYNTFLLGASAGVMSVVIATAVLLPDYVIQLMFFGPVRLKYLALVSFILTSVLDISQNTGGKIAHIGGALFGVLFILQYKSGRDITKPVSVFLDWMQSLFLGRTKIKVSYRRKPSDEDYNQNQRAKQAKIDAILDKISKSGYEALTKEEKDFLFKASGRN; encoded by the coding sequence ATGTCGTTTGCAGATGATATAAAAAATGTTTTCTCCCGAAGCGGAAGCGGGCTGACGAGGATTATCCTCATCAACGTAATTGTTTTTTTAATCGTCAATATTATTGACGCGCTGATAAAATTCAATGGAGGCGGGCTTTCACTTACTTACTGGCTGGCAATTCCCGGAAATGTTTCTCTTGCTCTCACGCACGCGTGGACGTGCCTCACATATATGTTTCTGCACGAAGGACTGATGCACATTCTCTTCAACATGCTCTGGCTTTTCTGGATAGGAAAAATTTTTGTAGAGTATCTGGGAAGCAAGCGGTTGGTAGGAGTTTATTTGCTGGGAGGATTGAGTGGAGGAATTCTATACCTGCTCATGGCTGTGATTGCACCCTTGTATTTTTACAACACATTTTTACTTGGCGCTTCAGCAGGCGTAATGTCGGTGGTGATTGCTACTGCAGTGCTTCTTCCTGATTACGTAATTCAACTTATGTTCTTTGGACCTGTCCGCCTGAAATATCTCGCGCTTGTTTCATTCATTCTCACCAGCGTACTTGACATTTCACAAAACACAGGAGGAAAAATCGCGCACATTGGCGGAGCATTGTTTGGCGTTCTTTTCATACTTCAATATAAAAGCGGAAGAGACATTACAAAACCTGTTAGTGTTTTTTTAGATTGGATGCAATCTCTTTTCTTGGGAAGAACAAAAATAAAAGTAAGCTACCGAAGAAAACCAAGCGATGAAGATTACAACCAGAATCAACGGGCAAAGCAAGCAAAGATTGATGCGATACTTGACAAGATTTCGAAATCAGGATACGAAGCGCTGACGAAAGAAGAAAAAGATTTTTTGTTTAAGGCAAGCGGGCGGAACTAG
- a CDS encoding insulinase family protein: MSLHFQKFTLANGLRVIYHEDRSTPLVCMNILYDVGARDEDSSRTGFAHLFEHLMFGGSVNIPSYDEPLQRVGGENNAFTSNDITNYYLTLPTANLETAFWLESDRMLSLAFSEKSLEVQRNVVIEEFKQRYLNQPYGDIWLLLRPMVYKVHPYLWDTIGKDISHIAEAKMEDVRAFFKKFYCPNNAIMVLSGNTSLEEVKRLSEKWFGVIPRGPENKRNLPAEPEQKEFRSLTAEREVPFNALYQTYHMCSRKDKEYYTVDLLSDILSDGSSSRLYNQLVKNKKMFSELSAYADDSFDKGMFVISGKLLNGVKMEDAEKAIAEELEKLKKEKVQEKELQKVQNKVEATLEFSEMNIMNKALNLAVSELFGDAELANHEAEKYLAVTTEQIQQQAKQIFRKENCSTLYYLAKNN; the protein is encoded by the coding sequence ATGAGTTTACATTTTCAAAAATTCACTCTCGCTAACGGGCTTCGCGTTATTTATCACGAAGACCGTTCCACACCTCTCGTGTGCATGAATATTTTGTATGATGTGGGCGCGCGAGATGAAGATTCCAGCCGCACGGGTTTCGCGCATTTGTTCGAGCATCTGATGTTTGGCGGAAGCGTGAACATTCCCAGTTATGATGAACCATTGCAAAGAGTAGGAGGAGAAAACAACGCTTTTACTTCGAATGACATTACTAATTATTATCTCACCCTTCCCACGGCAAATCTTGAAACGGCTTTCTGGCTGGAGAGCGACCGTATGTTGTCGCTCGCGTTCTCCGAAAAAAGTTTAGAGGTTCAGCGCAATGTGGTGATAGAAGAATTCAAGCAGAGATACCTGAACCAGCCATACGGAGACATCTGGTTGCTCCTTCGCCCGATGGTGTATAAAGTGCATCCGTATTTGTGGGATACGATAGGGAAAGATATTTCTCACATAGCAGAAGCGAAGATGGAAGATGTACGCGCGTTCTTTAAAAAATTTTATTGCCCGAACAATGCCATTATGGTTTTGTCAGGCAATACTTCGCTGGAAGAGGTGAAACGACTTTCTGAAAAATGGTTTGGTGTTATTCCCCGAGGACCTGAAAACAAACGCAACCTGCCTGCGGAACCTGAACAAAAAGAATTCCGTTCGCTCACTGCGGAGCGCGAAGTTCCATTCAATGCGCTTTATCAAACCTACCACATGTGTTCACGCAAGGACAAGGAATATTACACCGTGGATCTGCTTTCTGATATTCTCTCGGATGGAAGTTCTTCGCGCCTGTACAACCAACTCGTGAAGAACAAGAAAATGTTTTCCGAACTCAGCGCCTATGCGGATGACAGTTTTGACAAAGGAATGTTTGTGATAAGCGGAAAGCTTTTGAACGGAGTGAAAATGGAAGATGCCGAAAAAGCAATAGCCGAAGAGTTGGAGAAACTGAAAAAGGAGAAAGTGCAGGAAAAAGAATTGCAGAAGGTGCAGAACAAGGTAGAAGCCACGCTGGAATTTTCCGAGATGAACATCATGAACAAAGCGCTCAACCTTGCTGTATCAGAATTGTTTGGCGATGCCGAACTGGCAAATCACGAAGCCGAAAAATATCTTGCAGTCACCACCGAACAGATTCAGCAGCAGGCAAAACAGATATTCAGAAAGGAGAATTGTTCAACGTTGTATTATCTGGCGAAAAATAATTGA
- a CDS encoding insulinase family protein: MEVVDRNKSPQVNQIKKIDLLRASETKLKNGIPVYHIKAGTQDLVKIELLFPAGMWHQTYPLVGSAASTMLNEGTSKRSAKEISEMLDYYGAFLHTEITHDFAVVGVHSLNKHLPHVLSVIEELISDSVFPQDEWDIYLQNKRQSFIVNNKKVSFVSRKKFAELLFGNDHPYGHNVMEDDFDKLKKEDAYNFYKKTYTAKGTIIVAAGNVTDSTLKLIEKYFGCLPQPPPLEGASRVKVLPNGEDLGGASGGSFLEEKKDALQSAIRIGKMLFTKPHPDYCAMQVVNTIFGGYFGSRLMANIREDKGYTYGIGSAVVSFSHAGYFTISTEVGAEVTKDAIKEIYFELSRMQTEKVSESELALVRNYMLGAFLRSIDGPFALADRFKGIYFSGLDYDYYNTFIETIRTITPEKIMELANKYLKKEEMIELVVGKK, from the coding sequence ATGGAAGTAGTAGACCGAAACAAAAGCCCGCAGGTAAATCAGATAAAGAAGATTGACCTTCTCCGCGCTTCAGAGACCAAGCTGAAAAATGGAATCCCCGTTTATCATATCAAAGCCGGCACGCAGGATCTGGTAAAGATTGAATTGCTTTTTCCTGCGGGAATGTGGCATCAGACCTATCCGCTGGTGGGTTCTGCGGCAAGCACCATGCTGAATGAAGGAACTTCCAAACGCAGTGCAAAAGAAATTTCTGAGATGTTGGATTACTATGGAGCGTTTCTGCATACAGAAATCACTCATGACTTTGCGGTAGTGGGAGTTCATTCTCTGAACAAGCATTTGCCTCATGTGTTGTCTGTCATTGAAGAACTGATTTCTGATTCTGTTTTCCCGCAAGATGAATGGGATATTTATTTGCAGAACAAAAGACAATCTTTCATCGTCAATAATAAAAAGGTAAGTTTTGTTTCCCGTAAAAAATTCGCTGAACTTCTCTTTGGCAATGACCACCCTTACGGGCACAATGTAATGGAAGATGATTTCGACAAACTGAAAAAAGAAGATGCCTATAATTTCTATAAGAAAACTTATACTGCAAAAGGTACCATCATAGTAGCTGCCGGAAATGTGACGGATTCCACGCTCAAACTTATTGAGAAATACTTCGGCTGCCTCCCCCAACCCCCTCCATTAGAGGGGGCTTCACGCGTGAAAGTCCTCCCTAATGGGGAGGATTTAGGTGGGGCTTCAGGCGGCTCTTTCCTTGAAGAAAAAAAAGACGCACTTCAATCTGCTATCCGAATCGGCAAAATGCTTTTCACAAAACCGCATCCTGATTATTGCGCCATGCAGGTGGTGAATACTATTTTTGGCGGATACTTTGGTTCAAGATTGATGGCGAACATCCGCGAAGACAAGGGATATACTTACGGAATCGGTTCTGCGGTGGTGTCGTTCAGTCACGCGGGGTATTTCACCATCTCCACCGAAGTAGGAGCGGAAGTAACCAAAGATGCCATCAAAGAAATTTATTTTGAACTCAGCCGGATGCAAACCGAAAAAGTTTCTGAAAGCGAGCTGGCGTTGGTGCGCAATTATATGCTCGGAGCTTTTCTCCGAAGCATTGACGGACCCTTTGCGCTTGCCGACCGTTTCAAAGGCATTTATTTCAGCGGGCTCGACTACGATTATTACAACACCTTCATCGAAACCATCCGCACCATCACTCCTGAAAAAATCATGGAACTTGCCAACAAGTATCTGAAAAAAGAAGAGATGATTGAACTGGTGGTGGGGAAAAAATAA
- a CDS encoding NAD(P)H-dependent oxidoreductase encodes MYLIIYAHPDSKSFNYAMLKQVMSTLARKNIPYKVIDLYGINYNPVLSLEELKGKISEQTIEFQKMIKKATNIIFIFPVWWFRAPAILEGFCDKVFTVGFAYHYKHLFGVYGMPIRHLTDKRVTAFITHGAPAFPVKTIYVNAVKYRFILGFLSFCFNIFKCKIVQFWSVPFVGEEKRKNYLKKIVSVISNL; translated from the coding sequence ATGTATTTAATTATTTACGCGCACCCCGATTCAAAAAGTTTCAACTATGCGATGCTGAAGCAGGTGATGAGTACACTTGCGAGAAAAAATATTCCTTACAAAGTCATTGACCTTTACGGAATCAATTACAATCCTGTGCTTTCACTGGAAGAGCTGAAGGGAAAAATTTCTGAGCAGACGATTGAGTTTCAGAAAATGATTAAGAAAGCAACCAATATCATTTTTATTTTTCCTGTGTGGTGGTTTCGCGCACCTGCAATACTGGAAGGTTTCTGCGATAAAGTTTTTACTGTGGGATTTGCTTACCATTATAAACATCTTTTCGGAGTGTACGGAATGCCCATCCGTCATTTGACTGATAAACGCGTAACCGCATTCATCACACATGGCGCACCGGCTTTTCCTGTAAAAACTATTTATGTGAACGCGGTGAAGTATCGTTTCATCCTTGGTTTCCTTAGTTTCTGTTTCAATATTTTCAAATGCAAAATAGTTCAGTTCTGGTCTGTGCCGTTTGTGGGTGAGGAGAAAAGAAAAAATTATTTGAAGAAAATTGTGAGTGTAATCAGTAATTTATAA
- the fumC gene encoding class II fumarate hydratase: MDFRTEHDTMGEVKVPADKYWGAQTERSRNNFKIGPEASMPKEIIYAFAYLKKAAAHANFELKVLSQEKRDLISKVCDEILAGKLDEQFPLVIWQTGSGTQSNMNANEVIAYRAHVLSGGKLTDEKKVLHPNDDVNKSQSSNDTYPTAMHIAAYKQVHDITLPGMQLLHDTLKKKSDEFKNIVKTGRTHFMDATPLTLGQEFSGYTQQMANSIRAIKCALEMVRELALGGTAVGTGMNTPKGYDVLVAKKIAEFTGLPFVTAPNKFEALAAHDAMVELSGALKRSAVSLMKIANDIRILSSGPRSGIGELIIPDNEPGSSIMPGKVNPTQPEAMTMVCAQVIGNDVAVSIGGMNGHFELNVFKPVIAANVLQSARLIGDASVSFEKNCAVGIKPNMEIIKKHLDNSLMLVTALNTHIGYENAAKIAKKAHKENKTLKQAAIELGLVSAEQFDQWVRPEDMTGSLK, encoded by the coding sequence ATGGATTTCCGAACCGAACACGACACGATGGGCGAGGTGAAAGTGCCAGCCGATAAATACTGGGGCGCGCAGACAGAGCGCTCAAGAAATAATTTTAAAATTGGTCCCGAGGCGAGTATGCCAAAAGAAATCATTTATGCGTTTGCGTATCTGAAAAAAGCTGCCGCTCATGCAAACTTTGAATTGAAAGTTCTTTCACAAGAAAAACGAGATTTAATATCCAAAGTGTGCGATGAAATTCTTGCCGGAAAATTGGACGAGCAGTTTCCTCTTGTGATTTGGCAGACGGGAAGCGGCACACAAAGCAACATGAATGCCAACGAAGTGATTGCTTACCGTGCGCATGTTCTTTCTGGAGGAAAACTTACGGATGAGAAAAAAGTTTTGCATCCGAATGATGATGTGAATAAATCTCAATCTTCTAACGACACATATCCGACTGCCATGCACATTGCCGCTTACAAGCAAGTACATGACATCACTCTTCCCGGCATGCAACTTCTGCATGACACGCTGAAGAAAAAATCGGATGAGTTCAAAAATATTGTAAAGACCGGAAGAACTCACTTCATGGATGCCACTCCGCTCACACTCGGGCAGGAATTTTCAGGGTATACACAACAGATGGCAAACAGCATCCGTGCGATTAAATGCGCTCTGGAAATGGTGCGTGAACTTGCACTTGGAGGAACAGCAGTGGGAACGGGAATGAACACACCTAAGGGTTACGATGTTCTGGTTGCAAAAAAAATCGCTGAGTTTACCGGACTTCCTTTTGTTACAGCTCCTAATAAATTTGAAGCACTTGCCGCACACGATGCGATGGTTGAATTGAGTGGCGCATTGAAACGTTCAGCAGTATCATTGATGAAAATCGCAAATGATATTCGCATTCTTTCTTCAGGGCCAAGAAGCGGAATAGGAGAATTAATTATTCCGGATAACGAACCCGGCTCATCCATCATGCCCGGAAAAGTAAATCCCACTCAGCCCGAAGCCATGACAATGGTCTGCGCTCAGGTGATAGGAAATGACGTGGCGGTTTCAATAGGAGGCATGAACGGACATTTTGAACTGAATGTTTTCAAACCTGTTATTGCGGCAAATGTTTTGCAATCAGCTCGCTTGATTGGCGATGCCAGCGTTTCATTTGAAAAAAATTGCGCTGTTGGAATTAAACCTAACATGGAAATCATCAAGAAACATTTGGATAATTCCCTGATGCTTGTTACTGCGCTGAACACGCATATTGGCTATGAGAATGCTGCTAAGATTGCCAAGAAAGCACACAAGGAAAATAAAACATTGAAACAAGCAGCAATTGAGCTCGGATTAGTTAGTGCAGAGCAATTTGACCAGTGGGTAAGGCCTGAAGATATGACGGGAAGCTTAAAGTAA
- a CDS encoding T9SS type A sorting domain-containing protein, protein MNHFSALKKTVYIFLFTLGFWILNSGFCSAQTIDSAEYFFDADPGTGNGMSISITAGDSLTDSLYVNTNGLNSGFHFVFFRVKDTNNVWSLYEGGLIFIYDTAMTASASIDSSEYFFSADPGVNNGITITIAPGDSTLDTVIVPTTGLLPGFHNLFARVMDTNAVWSLYEGTNFYLYDTIAQSVPASYPIESAEYFYDTDPGVGNGIAIANFSPADSIFLTDTLPSAPLTTGFHSLFLRVRDTMNVWSLYDWQSFVICNFIPVPDFTSDTVCLNNPTTFTDLSTNLDTSANYTYGWDFNNDGITDDTTKGNTSYTFLSSGTQTISLIVNNSNGCVDTVIKTVYVDSLPTVTLNFPVDTFCHDDSILLSGGLPAGGIYSGNGVYGGSFLADSVSNGIHFIAYTYYNSDSCSITVYDTVYVSPCLGINEFSGGNVSVVISPNPFTTETMISIQGYTFKHQSIKLYDIFGRLVLHSKFETRNVKLERGNLMSGVYFYKITSDEKIFATGKLILVD, encoded by the coding sequence GTGAATCATTTTTCTGCATTGAAAAAAACAGTTTACATATTTCTTTTTACTCTGGGATTCTGGATTCTGAATTCCGGATTTTGTTCTGCTCAAACCATTGATTCTGCCGAATATTTTTTTGATGCAGATCCTGGCACAGGAAATGGAATGTCGATTTCGATTACAGCAGGAGATTCATTAACTGATTCTCTCTATGTAAATACAAATGGTTTAAATTCCGGATTTCATTTCGTTTTCTTCCGGGTGAAGGACACTAATAACGTATGGAGTTTATATGAGGGAGGACTTATTTTTATATACGATACTGCTATGACCGCATCTGCTTCCATTGATTCTTCAGAATATTTTTTTAGTGCCGACCCGGGAGTCAACAATGGAATCACGATCACGATTGCCCCCGGTGACTCAACGCTTGATACGGTTATTGTTCCCACAACAGGACTGTTGCCCGGCTTTCACAATTTATTTGCAAGAGTAATGGATACGAACGCTGTCTGGAGCTTATATGAAGGAACTAATTTTTATTTATATGATACAATTGCTCAATCAGTCCCCGCGTCTTATCCCATTGAGTCAGCAGAATATTTTTATGATACTGACCCCGGAGTAGGAAACGGAATTGCTATAGCAAATTTTTCTCCTGCCGACAGCATTTTTTTAACTGATACTCTTCCCTCTGCACCTCTTACAACTGGGTTTCACAGTTTATTTTTGCGCGTACGCGATACAATGAATGTATGGAGTTTGTATGACTGGCAGTCTTTTGTGATTTGTAATTTCATTCCTGTGCCTGATTTCACTTCCGACACTGTGTGCCTGAATAACCCTACCACTTTTACCGACCTCAGCACGAATCTTGACACTAGCGCAAATTATACATATGGCTGGGATTTTAACAACGATGGAATTACGGATGATACCACAAAAGGAAATACTTCCTATACATTTCTATCAAGCGGCACACAAACTATTTCGCTGATTGTTAATAATTCAAATGGGTGCGTAGATACTGTTATTAAAACAGTTTATGTGGATTCTCTTCCAACAGTAACGCTGAATTTCCCGGTGGATACTTTCTGCCACGATGATTCAATTCTTCTTTCAGGCGGATTACCTGCTGGCGGAATTTATTCAGGAAACGGAGTGTACGGAGGATCATTTTTAGCTGATAGTGTTTCAAACGGAATACATTTTATTGCTTATACCTATTATAACAGCGATTCTTGTTCTATCACTGTGTACGATACGGTTTATGTCAGTCCGTGTTTGGGAATAAATGAATTCTCGGGAGGAAATGTTTCTGTGGTTATCAGTCCAAATCCGTTCACAACAGAAACCATGATTTCGATTCAGGGGTATACATTTAAACACCAGAGTATAAAACTCTATGATATTTTTGGCAGATTGGTTTTACACTCGAAATTCGAAACCCGAAACGTAAAACTTGAAAGAGGAAATCTGATGAGCGGAGTTTATTTCTACAAAATAACTTCTGACGAAAAAATTTTCGCAACTGGCAAACTGATACTGGTTGATTAA
- a CDS encoding mannose-1-phosphate guanylyltransferase, translating into MKNNYCVIMAGGIGSRFWPMSRTAHPKQFIDILGIGRTLLQATFDRFLSICPKENIFIVTNDAYKSLVMEQLPELKIENLLCEPARKNTAPCIAYASYKIYSQNKKANLIVAPSDHLILKEQTFAKAVKSCFRKSKSEDCLITLGIRPTRPDTGYGYIQFIESPVKEKDRRIKKVKTFTEKPDAEMAKFFLQSGDFLWNAGIFVWSAKSIVKAYQKLLPEMANVFSSVKYNSSKEEEGIKKVYAECKNISVDYGILEKADNVYVRSSLIGWSDLGTYGSLYNHIKKDDDDNAIVGKNVMMYGSKNCIVNISKDKLVVVEGLKDYIIVESDDIILICKKQDEQRIRDFVNDVKSKKGERFV; encoded by the coding sequence ATGAAAAATAATTACTGCGTGATAATGGCTGGCGGAATCGGAAGCCGTTTCTGGCCTATGAGCCGCACCGCGCATCCCAAGCAGTTTATAGATATTCTTGGAATCGGCAGAACTCTTTTGCAAGCCACCTTTGACCGATTTCTTTCCATTTGCCCGAAGGAAAATATTTTTATTGTGACGAACGATGCATACAAAAGCCTGGTGATGGAGCAATTGCCGGAACTCAAGATTGAAAATCTTCTTTGCGAACCTGCCAGAAAAAACACAGCGCCTTGCATCGCTTACGCTTCCTACAAAATTTATTCTCAGAACAAAAAAGCAAATCTTATTGTCGCGCCTTCCGATCATCTTATTCTGAAAGAACAAACATTTGCCAAAGCGGTAAAATCCTGTTTTAGAAAATCCAAATCGGAAGATTGCCTGATTACGCTTGGCATCCGACCCACCCGGCCTGATACCGGCTATGGCTATATTCAATTCATTGAATCACCCGTAAAAGAAAAGGACAGACGAATTAAAAAAGTCAAAACATTTACGGAGAAGCCTGATGCTGAGATGGCAAAGTTTTTTTTGCAGAGCGGAGATTTTTTATGGAATGCCGGAATTTTTGTATGGTCAGCAAAAAGTATTGTGAAAGCATACCAGAAACTTCTTCCGGAAATGGCAAATGTGTTTTCTTCTGTGAAATATAATTCTTCAAAAGAAGAGGAGGGAATAAAAAAAGTATATGCTGAATGCAAAAATATTTCTGTTGATTATGGAATTCTGGAAAAAGCTGATAATGTTTATGTGCGTTCTTCGCTTATTGGCTGGAGCGATTTGGGAACCTACGGCTCGCTTTATAACCATATCAAAAAAGATGATGACGATAATGCAATTGTTGGGAAAAATGTAATGATGTATGGAAGTAAAAATTGCATTGTGAATATTTCAAAAGATAAATTGGTGGTGGTGGAAGGGCTGAAAGATTATATTATTGTGGAATCAGACGACATCATTCTCATCTGCAAAAAGCAGGACGAGCAGCGCATCCGCGATTTTGTAAATGATGTTAAATCTAAAAAAGGGGAGCGGTTTGTTTAA
- a CDS encoding aminotransferase class I/II-fold pyridoxal phosphate-dependent enzyme — protein sequence MNVATTPVSKELIISDIAENIIGSEILKLAWEVNDKIKKGEKIYNLTIGDFNPKIFPIPAELKREIIAAYENGETNYPPAEGVPELRNAVCHFLNRLQGFDFKPENIIIACGARPVIYSIYKTILDPGDTVIFPVPSWNNNHYVHLSSAKPVLIETSVENYFMPSAVDLKKHIKNATLISLCSPLNPTGTTFSKETLAEICDLILEENARRENGQKPLYLMYDQIYWTLTFGNTKHYDPVSLRPEMKDYTIFVDGISKAFAATGVRVGWGMGPKKIVDKMKSMLGHIGAWAPRPEQMATARYLMNDSAVDGYLSDIRKKVNDRLVGFHKGFQSLKNEGFKVDSIAPQAAIYLTVQFSLHGQKTSDGKILSTTKDVTKYILDEAKVALVPFYAFGASEESSWYRLSVGTCRLEDVDGIIMNLRNALNKLTQPF from the coding sequence ATGAACGTTGCAACTACTCCCGTTTCAAAGGAACTTATCATTTCTGATATCGCTGAAAACATCATCGGCTCTGAGATTCTCAAACTTGCCTGGGAAGTAAACGATAAAATTAAAAAAGGAGAAAAGATTTATAACCTGACAATTGGTGATTTTAATCCCAAAATTTTCCCTATTCCTGCAGAATTGAAGAGAGAAATTATTGCTGCTTATGAAAATGGCGAAACTAATTATCCGCCTGCTGAAGGTGTTCCTGAATTGCGAAATGCGGTCTGCCATTTTCTGAATCGCCTTCAGGGGTTTGATTTTAAACCTGAGAATATTATCATTGCCTGTGGAGCACGCCCTGTGATTTATTCCATATACAAAACCATTCTTGATCCGGGCGATACAGTAATTTTTCCTGTGCCATCATGGAATAACAATCACTATGTTCATCTTTCCTCTGCAAAACCTGTCCTTATTGAAACATCGGTTGAAAATTATTTCATGCCTTCAGCTGTTGATCTTAAAAAGCATATAAAGAATGCAACATTGATTTCGCTATGCTCACCCTTGAACCCAACGGGTACAACTTTTTCTAAAGAAACGCTTGCTGAGATTTGCGATTTGATTTTAGAAGAGAATGCCAGACGAGAAAACGGACAGAAACCTCTCTACCTGATGTACGACCAGATTTACTGGACACTCACTTTCGGGAATACAAAACATTATGACCCTGTTTCGCTCCGACCGGAAATGAAAGATTACACCATTTTTGTTGACGGGATTTCAAAAGCATTTGCTGCAACAGGAGTACGTGTAGGGTGGGGAATGGGTCCGAAAAAAATTGTGGATAAAATGAAATCTATGCTCGGACATATTGGAGCATGGGCTCCGCGTCCTGAGCAAATGGCAACTGCGCGTTACCTGATGAATGATTCAGCCGTTGACGGCTATCTTTCAGATATCAGAAAAAAAGTGAATGACCGCTTGGTTGGATTTCACAAAGGATTTCAGAGTTTGAAGAATGAAGGATTTAAGGTCGATTCTATTGCTCCTCAAGCGGCAATTTATCTCACCGTCCAGTTTTCTTTGCACGGACAAAAAACTTCTGACGGAAAAATTCTTTCCACAACAAAAGATGTCACAAAATATATTCTTGACGAGGCAAAAGTTGCCCTGGTTCCTTTCTATGCATTTGGCGCTTCGGAAGAATCAAGCTGGTATCGCCTGTCTGTGGGAACTTGCAGGCTGGAAGATGTGGACGGCATCATCATGAATCTTCGCAATGCACTTAATAAACTGACACAGCCATTCTGA